From the Paenibacillus sp. MMS20-IR301 genome, the window CCGTTAACGCCGCAGAGAACGTTCAGCGTCCCTTCACGGATATTCAGGGAGATATCCTGCAGAACCTGCTTGCCGCCATCGTACTGGAAGAAGAGATGCTCCGCCTGGATTCTCACCATAGCCCCTCCAGCTCAGGCCCGGTAAGCGGCAGCTGCCGGAGCGGCCAGCCCTGTCCCTGCAGCAGCTTCCCGATCCGGACTGCCGGGGGCGGAGTCCAGCCTAGCTGCTCCGGCAGCTCCGAGGTGTAGAACAGATTGCGCGGGCTGCCGTCATAGAGCAGCTGTCCGCCGCCCAGAACCATGATCCGCGGGCTCTCTGCCAGCTCCTCCATCCGCTGGGTTACCCAGAGCACAGCGGTGCCCCTGCGCCATAATTCCCGGGCCAGCTCCAGAATATCCTGCCTTCCGGCAGGGTCCAGCATGGAGGTCGCTTCATCGAAGATAATCAGCTCAGCCTCCAGGGCCAGGCAGCTGCCTACAGCCAGGCGCTGGCGTTCCCCGCCGGACAGCGTGGCGACATCTGCCTCTGCTTTGTGGGCCAGCCCGATCTGCTGCAGAACCTCATTAATCCGCGTAATCATCACACTCCGCTCCAGTCCCCGGTTTTCCAGCCCGAAGGCGATATCCTCCCAGGGGGTAGTGCCTACCGTCT encodes:
- a CDS encoding ATP-binding cassette domain-containing protein, producing MMMIRADNLTLSMRDGQRRLPVLQGISLHIGRGEWVALTGANGCGKTSLIRTFNGLNTPSGGSLSVAGLDLRVPANRAAVKQYVQLVFQNPESQTVGTTPWEDIAFGLENRGLERSVMITRINEVLQQIGLAHKAEADVATLSGGERQRLAVGSCLALEAELIIFDEATSMLDPAGRQDILELARELWRRGTAVLWVTQRMEELAESPRIMVLGGGQLLYDGSPRNLFYTSELPEQLGWTPPPAVRIGKLLQGQGWPLRQLPLTGPELEGLW